Proteins encoded in a region of the Nicotiana tomentosiformis chromosome 9, ASM39032v3, whole genome shotgun sequence genome:
- the LOC104099502 gene encoding late embryogenesis abundant protein D-29-like — protein sequence MAKRTALFILWVAAMLCVCWCWGEEAVENAKQRTNLATGEMKIEGEKFKQSASEAMHNAKEKADSWGDWATGKFSQYQEDAKDEARGLMDRARDAAADAKDSISTTAYGTQRKASQKASRMADEASDKLGDAKNLASKKGNQAMDAAADIAHRATERGKHGAYDFASEKAGDASDKAKEKAHDAYISVSDKVGNVMNTAPDMAADAKEGTKHKASEAYEFASQTVGDAKEKAHDVYDSASDKAGHAINTASDITAGAKEGTEHKAFEAYDFASQKVGDGMNAASQIGSDAKGKIKDKTGQAMDKASEMAGNAKEMGKDGAYNAYRYASDKMYQAKDMASSSAVNAKDTAKDKASYAYDFASSKAGQTIKMAIDKANDAKDTTTEVLADGKDNAFGKFEDAKSNVRETYKSAKDTMNEQAKEKYEAAKEKASDAAGNLGNKMRTRTTEL from the exons ATGGCAAAGAGGACAGCGTTGTTTATACTATGGGTGGCGGCGATGTTATGTGTGTGTTGGTGTTGGGGGGAGGAAGCTGTAGAAAATGCCAAACAGAGAACAAATTTGGCAACTGGAGAAATGAAGATTGAAGGGGAAAAGTTTAAGCAAAGTGCTTCAGAAGCAATGCACAATGCTAAAGAGAAGGCTGATTCTTGGGGTGATTGGGCCACTGGCAAATTCTCCCA GTATCAAGAAGATGCAAAAGATGAAGCCCGCGGATTAATGGATAGAGCAAGAGATGCAGCAGCAGACGCTAAAGATTCTATAAGTACAACCGCATATG GAACCCAAAGAAAAGCTTCTCAAAAAGCTAGCAGGATGGCAGACGAGGCATCGGACAAATTAGGTGATGCGAAGAATCTTGCTTCCAAGAAGGGGAATCAAGCAATGGATGCAGCAGCCGATATTGCTCATCGTGCTACGGAGAGAGGGAAACATGGTGCATATGACTTTGCATCGGAGAAAGCAG GTGATGCCAGCGATAAAGCCAAAGAAAAAGCTCATGATGCTTATATCTCTGTCTCGGATAAGGTAGGGAATGTGATGAACACGGCCCCGGACATGGCAGCCGATGCCAAAGAAGGAACCAAACATAAAGCTTCTGAGGCCTATGAATTCGCCTCTCAGACGGTGGGTGACGCCAAAGAAAAAGCTCATGATGTTTATGACTCTGCCTCGGATAAGGCAGGCCATGCAATTAACACAGCCTCTGACATCACAGCCGGCGCCAAAGAAGGAACCGAACATAAAGCTTTTGAGGCCTATGATTTTGCCTCCCAGAAAGTGGGTGATGGCATGAACGCAGCTTCCCAAATTGGCAGTGACGCCAAAGGAAAAATAAAGGATAAAACAGGTCAAGCAATGGACAAGGCTTCAGAAATGGCGGGCAATGCCAAAGAGATGGGAAAAGATGGCGCCTATAATGCTTACAGATACGCATCTGATAAGATGTATCAAGCAAAggacatggcttctagtagtgcGGTTAATGCAAAAGATACAGCGAAAGATAAAGCATCCTATGCCTATGATTTCGCCTCAAGTAAGGCTGGCCAAACCATAAAAATGGCTATTGACAAGGCCAATGATGCAAAAGACACAACCACGGAAGTATTGGCCGATGGGAAAGATAATGCTTTTGGTAAATTTGAAGATGCAAAATCAAATGTTCGCGAAACTTACAAGTCTGCCAAGGATACCATGAATGAACAAGCCAAGGAAAAGTATGAAGCTGCCAAAGAGAAGGCTTCAGATGCTGCAGGCAACCTTGGAAACAAGATGAGAACTCGCACTACAGAATTATGA